In a genomic window of Leptidea sinapis chromosome 14, ilLepSina1.1, whole genome shotgun sequence:
- the LOC126968090 gene encoding proteasome subunit beta type-2-like: protein MSNIQLQCLLGLQCNDFVMIAADQTTSHSIMVMKDDEEKIYKISDKLVMAVTGDSGDTTQFAEYIAKNIQLYKMRNSYELGPSAAANFTRRNLAEYLRSSTPYFVNILMGGYDNETGPELYFMDYLASSVKVPFAAHGFGGYLSLSIMDRYHKKDLTEEEAYNILKLCVQEVHRRLFVSLPNFQVTIVNKDGVKALPVINAKSL, encoded by the exons atGTCGAATATTCAACTACAATGTCTTTtaggattacaatgtaatgatTTCGTTATGATAGCTGCGGATCAGACCACCAGTCACAGTATAATGGTGATGAAGGATG atgaggagaaaatatacaaaatatctgACAAGCTTGTAATGGCTGTAACGGGGGATTCCGGTGATACAACACAATTTGCCGAATACATCGCAAAGAATATTCAGTTGTATAAAATGCGTAATAGTTATGAGTTGGGACCTTCTGCTGCAGCCAATTTTACCCGTCGGAATTTAGCTGAATACCTCAGAAGCAGT ACcccatattttgtaaatattttgatggGAGGATATGATAATGAGACTGGGCCGGAGCTATACTTCATGGACTACTTGGCATCAAGTGTGAAGGTTCCATTTGCAGCTCATGGATTTGGTGGCTACCTCAGTTTGAGTATTATGGACCGCTATCACAAGAAAG ATTTAACAGAAGAAGAAGCATACAATATCCTGAAGTTGTGTGTTCAAGAGGTACACAGACGTCTATTTGTTAGTCTCCCCAACTTTCAAGTAACTATTGTCAATAAAGATGGGGTAAAAGCTCTACCAGTTATCAATGCTAAATCTCTATGA